The DNA window CACTCAGACGAATTTCTTCTAAGATGCGCAGAGTGTGGATAAAGAAACTCACCAAAATCTTTTTTCCATCGATAAAGCATTGGACGCCATGTCCAGGCAAAGCAGAGAAATCAGTTACTTCAAGAAGCCAATCAAAGGACTTGTTGCTGTGACCATTCTTTGTATCAGAAAGGTCATCGAAGAAATGGAAATGGCGTGCATATTCAAGGATAGCCTTCCCCAACGGGTGTTCGCTGCAAGACTGTACCAAAATAAAAGATAATCTAGGACCCTTATTATACTCAAGTTGTCCGTGCGCAACTCAAATTCTCTAATGTAAAGTTCGGGTTTTTTTACCTCAGCTGAAGCTACTAAAGTGAGGAAATCACCACGATCCATTCCTGAAAAAACTTTTGCAGTTGTCACTGTGGCTTTCCCTTGGGTTAATGTTCCCGTCTTATCAAATATAACATACTTGATCTTTTGCGCCCTCTCCAGTGCGTCTCCTCCTTTAATCAGCACACCATTTTTAGCTCCCACTCCCGTTGCAACCATGATCGCAGTTGGGGTGGCCAACCCAAGTGCACATGGGCAAGCAATCACAACAACTGATATTGCAAACATAAgggaaaatacaaaataattgcCATTCTCTGGCAGCCACTCATTAGGGTAGGCTCCAAGAACCCCAGCAACATACCTGCACATGGAtgtccataaaaaaaataaaattttacttCAACATTACTAATTGCCAACTACTATGAAAGAACAAATTTGGCCATATTAAGCTTACCATCCTAGTAAGGTTAACAGTGCCAAAGTTATTACTGAGGGTACAAAGATACTCGCAATCTGTATCAGTCACCAATGCTCAATATGAGAAAATTATTTATAAGTCAGGATAaggggtaaaaaaaattatcagtTAAATTTGTACTAATAAGCACAGGAGATACATATGACACCTTctgagggggggggggggtcatATATCGATAAAAGAAGCTGTTACTATAGTCTACGTTTGACTCTCAATGTGATAATCCAACTACATGTTATCTTTACTGCTTTCATATCGGGCACTTACATATAAACTATAGGAGACTCTTTTATCTGTCCAGAGCCAGACAAGCTGAAATGTGCATATatgaattaatataaatcaACAAAGAGATATAACTTACAAAATCAGCGAACTTTTGAATGGGAGCTTTAGACATCTGTGCTGCCTCAACTAGAGATATAATTTGGCTTAAGACTGTATTAGATCCCACTTTGTTGGCCTCTATGTGAAGCGAACCATGCAAATTGATAGTACCCCCGATAACTGGTGAGTTGATCTCTTTCAAAACCGGAGCAGATTCACCGGTGACCATACTCTCATTCACATAACTTGAACCCCATACTACAGAACCATCAGCGGGCACCTTTGTCCCTGGAAGCACCTTCAATATGTCACCAGGCTCAATCAATAAAGCATCAATTTCCCTTTCTCCAACAACTTTTCCACCTGCAATGATACAAGTCCCCGTTTATCCCAATCAGATATATAAAGATGCATTCCAATATCAGAAATATCATACATGCTGCCCAATTCTTTTTAGtgaatgaaaaacaagtaaaaattcAATAGAAACTTtgcatacaaaaaaaaacacctaCCCGTGTCTCTGATAAGCAACGTAGCAGTTGCAGGAGCAAGCTCCACAAGCTTCCTAATAGCATCTGATGTCTTCCCCTTGGCCAGGCTTTCTAAATACTTTCCAAGAAGTACAAAAGTTATCAGCATAGCACTTGTTTCGAAGTACCTTGGAGACCAGAACCCAGTCATTGCACCATAGAGCAATGCATATATGGAATAAAAATATGAAGCAGAAGTTCCCAATGCAATCAGGACATCCATGTTTGTTGAACCATTTCTAAGTGCTCTGCCAGCTGCAACATAGAAGCGCTTCCCAATGATAAATTGAACTACAGATACCAAAACCAACTTCAGCCAATCACCCATTTGGAAGGGGCCACAACGCCAAAGTAGTATAGAATACAATAAAGGTATGCGCGGACAGACGACTCTCATGAAAAGAAGGGGAACCTGAAGCGGGTTGAACAGGAGAGAGAAACacttttaaataaattaggaCAGGTACTGAAGGTCATTAAGTTGTTAGGACTGTAACGAAGAAACTAGtttaaattaaacaataaattattttttataaccACTATTTAAGTTCCGACTAACAATGTAACTACAACAAGCTTACATTAAGAGGGTGTTTGGCTAAGCTTATCTTGGACAGCCTATAAGATGTTTAAAGAGCTTATAAGAAGTAATATGTTAAGAGCTCAGAGTTGACAAAGTGCTTGGATAACTGAGCTTATAAGCTAGAGAGAGAAGATTCAAAAGAAATGCAAAGGAAGGTATATGCTGGAAATAACAACCGTAGTAGGCTGTTCATGAGATCATTAAAAAATAAGATGGGTCTTAGGAACATATTTTGCTTGGAGTTTAAAATTATAAGCTGCTAAACAGGTTATAAGCTATTTTAAGAAGCTTATAAGCTCCGCTAAACACCCTCTAATTAGTGAGCCAGCAATGTCTTTCTGCATAAGTAATTTCATCCAATTAATTCTTGGATTAACATCTCAGACGGATAAAACAAAAACAGAACAACTGTACACTGAGGCTCAGGCATAACAGAAGTTCTATAGAATACTCACGCTGAGAATAAAGCTAGCAGTAAACAGGCGAAACACGTTTGCAGACTCCTCTAGATCCTTAGAAGCCATTCTAGCATAAGGGTTCTTGacaaacaattttaattttccaGAGCTATCACTTTCAATCGAATCAACTAATATTCTGGCACCAAGAAGCTCCGGATCAAAATGAATCTCCAAATCTTGTGTTGTTTGGTCAATAGAAAATTGCCTCACACCCTTTAAGTTGCAAAGTATATCATTTAACAACTGTACATCAGTTTCACTTGCAATTCCAGAAATCCCAAGCAAAAGTTTATCCTGCTCATTACTCTGCACAAATGAAGCTTCAAAACCAGCATCTTCTATTGCACTGACTATATCTTCTTTGCTAATAAAACTTGGGTCGTATTCAACCTCACCTAGAGAAGTAGCCAAGGCAACTACAGCCCTTTTCACACCTGGTAGATTCCTTAGAATCCCTTCCACAGAGTTTACGCAAGCCGCACATGTCATTCCTCCTATGGTAAACTGACCTATTAAGGTCCGTCGTGGATTCGATCGAGTTGCAGTTTGATCTGGTAGAATTTCAGCCTCAAAACCCGCATCTTCTATTGCATTTATAATGTCTTCATCCTGGGACAAGAAACAGGATACAAAGGGTCCAACAGAGCTGTGAAGATGCTTGCAATTGGAAGGCCAACATAACAAGTTCTAAACTGGAAATAGGACCATAATGAACCACAAAAAAATGTGGAACCTCATAATAAGAACTGAACGCAAAAAATCATAACTTTATATTGGAAAAGCACTTGAACAAAAATGTACTATCTGAAGGATTACATGTAACTATAACCCATTGATTCATTCAGCATTTCAGACAAGAGTAACATAGAGTCAAGAAGAGAATACTACAATCTTAAAAAAGAGCAGCAAAGTTCAAAAAGCCTATGTTTTTGACAGCTACTTAGTTGTAAGTTGTGACTAATTATGGTACACCACTCTCACTCTCAACTGTAGTAAACCACTCATTAAATACACCTAACAAGAGAAGCTAATGCACAACTATAAGTTCACATTCAATTCTCACATTATAAGTCTACACCATTTCCATCAGCATCAATACCAGTATATCTAAATTCTAATCAACGGCTTAAGCCCCAAAAAGGTAACAGGAATCTGCTCATGAAAACAACCACAACTCAACTAATCCACAGCAATAATTAAGCAAAACCCATGATCCAGAACAACTATATCTGAGGAAGCCCAATTGCTATCCAACAAACAACAGCTCATACAAACTTGAGCTCAAAACTGATTGCAGAGACAACCacatacaaattaaataaaattcgaAGAAAGTTAGAGTCAAAGAGACCTTAAGCAGGGACGAATTGAATGAAATGTCAGCCTTGTTCTGCAGCAAGGCGACGGAGGCCGTGACGACGCCGTCGAGGCTCCTCAGCGCCGATTCCACAGAATTCGAGCAGGCTGCACAGGTCATCCCACTCACGCCCACCTGAATCCTGCGCAAGTTGTCAGAATCCCCATCGTCGGAGCCGCCCAACAACCtatcctcctcgccggcgacgACGGTCAGCTGAAGGTCCCTCGTCCCCGGCGCCATTCGAGAAAGAGCAGTATTGAAAGTAGAAGTAGGGCTGAATTGTGTTTTTCTTCTTATTCAATACTCAAGTCTCCCCTTTGATACATGGAGTATTAAAGTCTAAATTAGGTACAGAATAACCTTATTTCTAGACAAATATTGACtctatcaattacatattttttGCCTTTGATTACATATTTTCTGCCTCTAATATCTCGTTCTCATTTTGGTAAGACTTGGGCAAGGATGTTTAACActcccctcaagttgagcaatggcATCTCTGATACTCAACTTGTCCAACACCTCATTGAACACATTTGGATTTACTGCCTTCGTAAGGATGTCGGCAAGCTACTCTTCTGATCGAACAAATGGAAGTTTGATAATTCCTCCTTCAATTTTTTCCTTGATAAAGTGACGATCAACCTCTAAATGTTTGGTCTTGTCATGTTGAACTGGGTTTTCTGAAATACTGATTGCCGCCTTATTGTCACAGAACAGTTGGCATTTCCAAGTAGGTGGGAAATCAATTTCAGTCAGCAACCTCCTTAACCAAAGTATCTCTGTTAGGCCACTCTTAATCCCTCGGAATTCTGCTTCGGCACTTGACAGAGCTACGACCTTTTGTTTTTTGCTCTTCCAAGTGACAAGGTTTCCCCCTACAAAGGTGAAATATCCTCTTGTAGACTTCCGATCGATTGGGTTACTtgcccagtctgcatcagtGTAACCGTCGATCTCTAGATCATCACTTTTCCTTAACAATACGCCAAACCCTGCAGTCCCTTTTAAATAGCGGACAACCCTCAATGCTGCGTCTAAGTGATTCTCATGTGGTCGGTGCATAAACTGGCTTATAATTCCAACTGCATAtgaaatatcaggccttgtgtGGGAAAGGTAGATCAACTTCCCCATAAGGCGTTGATATTCTTCACGATTTGCTAGCTTGGCACCTTCTTCTATCTTCAATCCATGATTCACCATCATAAGGGTGTCTGCAGGTTTACAGTCCAGTAGTCCTGTTTCAGCCAGGAGATCCAAAACATATTTCTTCTGTCGCAGAAATATTCCTTTCTTAGACCGAAGTACTTCTATTCCCAGAAAGTATTTGAGGGGgcccagatccttcatctcgaactcctgAAATAAGTTAGTCCTCAGGTTGTTGATttcctcatcatcatctccagtgatgatcatgtcgtccacATAAATAAGTAGACAGGACCTCCGATCACCTCTCTTCTTCAAAAATAAGGTGTGGTCTGAGTGGCTTTGAATGTAGCCATATTTCAGCATAGCTTGCGAGAACCTTCCAAACCAAACTCTTGGTGATTGTTTCAGCCCATAAAGTGTTTTCCTGAGTCTGCAGAGTTGCTTCCCTTCTGTATATCCTAGAGGCATTTCCATATAGACCTCTTCATTCTTTTTCAGTTCCCCATGCAGGAAAGCATTAgttacatcaaactggtgtatgGGCCAGTCTTTGCATGCCGCCACTGCTAGCAAGGTTATGACGGTGTTCATCTTTGCTACCGGGGAGAATGTCTCCTCATAATCAATTCCGTATGTCTGGGTGTACTCTTTTGCAATAAGTCTGGCTTTGTATCTCTCAATCGATCCATCAGCTCGCCTTTTGATGGTAAATATCCAACGACATCCCACTGGTTTTTTTCCTTCTGGTATGTCGCATTCTTCCCAAGTGTCGTTTCTGATCAGGGCAtccatctccttcttcatcGCCTCTcgctaggggtgagcaaaaaaaccggaaaccgaatatccgaaccgaaccaaaccgaaattttgaaattcggttcggttttttcggtttttcggttcggttcggttttaaaaacaaaaaaaatcggtttttcggttcggttcggttcgggcgaagaaaaaaaccgaaaaaccgaattatatatatattctattaatttattatattatattatattatatataatatatatattcttttaatatattctactatataatatatattatatgtattattaattttatattatatataaatattctattagtatatataaaataaaataaaataaaatacacatatataaatatatatttatattatatttaatttttttcaggtttttcggttttttttttctggtttttcggttttgttcgggttttttcggttttttaagttcggttttcggtttatcggtttcggtttttcagtttttcaggttcggttcggtttggattttgaactaaattcggtttttcggttttggttcggttttgacaaaaaaccgaaccgaaacccgaatgcacacccctacctCTCGCCAGTGCTTATGTTTCCTTGCTTCTTGCCATGAACACGGAATATCCTCGTCTTCATATAGAGTAGCGTCAAATTCCCGCACCATTTCAGTGAGGTGGCCTTGCACAGTGTTGACAATGGAATACCGTGTTTTTCTCCCTTTCCAATCCGGCGAGTATCTCTTCGGTGGCACTCCTCTGGTGCTTCTTGGAGGTAAGGTGAAACCTCTCATTTCTCTTCCGCTCATCTCCACGGGCACATTTCTGGTTTCAGTTTCCTGTCTCAGATTGTTAGTATCAACACTATCATTATCACTTACCATAGGAATCACAGTCGGGGAAGACAGTGGAACATTGTCACTTAACTCCTCAGGTTGACTAGGGGATTCTGTAGACGGCCCGGTGGTACTGCTGTTCACGTCGTCTGGTGGACCAACGTTTGTCACAGGACACGAGCTTGGCCAGTTAGGACCTTGAGCGGTGTTTTCAGTGGGAGATGGGAGACAACTTAGCGGGTCACTAGTAGGTATACTCTGAACTTCCTCCCCCTGACCGCGAAGTTGGTGGAAAAAATACTCACTTTCTATGAAGTCACAGTTCATGGTAGTGTAGAGATGTTTGGCTAACGTATCAAAGCACCGCTACCATTTTTGGTTTATCTCATAGCCTACAAAAACACATTTAACAGAGCGGGGTGCTAGTTTGGACCGGTCTTGCTTTGGTAGATGGACAAAAACGAAACAACCAAAAACTCTAGGTTCAAGCGTGAGTGGTGATGGCATTTTGTGTTTGGCCGAGAACTCATCGAGGGGTGTTTTGAAGTTAAGGATTTTTGTAGGTAAGCGATTTATGAGGTAAACTGAAGTAGCAAGGGCTTCTGGCCAAAAGGTTTTTGGGACTTGAGATTCTATCACAAGGGCTCTGGTCATTTCGAGGAGAGTCTTATTTTTccgttctgctaccccattttgttcagggCCGTGAGGACAAGTGGTTTGATGAACTATACCCATTTCTGAAAAAAAATGTTACATTTTGGAATTAACAAATTCACCACCGTTATCGGATCTTAGAGTTTTAATACATTGGTCATACTGAGTTTGCACGAAAGCATAAAATagacaaaaaatttcaaagaccTCAGATTtggatttcaaaaaatatacccaagtcatgcgcgtgcaatcatcaataaaaagtaCGAAATATTTTAAACCATGTGTTTTGGGGCCGGACCCCAAACATCCGAATATACCAGGGAAAAAGGAGAATTCTCTCGGGTATTACTAATCTTAAACGAGTGTCTATGACTTTTGGCCAACAGACAAGTGCCACAATGCAAAAACGGAAGATTACTAGTAAGTTTAGGAAAAAGTAACCGCAAATATCCTATAGACAGATGTCATAAtcgacgatgccaaagccaggCCTGTGAGTCAGTCGGTCCTTGAGTCAGCATCGCAGTTCCGTTGTGGGCCATCTTGTCAACACAGTATAACCCTcgtcgttcagtgccacgcccaatcgtcatccccgtcttgatatcctgtaaggCACAAAAATTAGGCTGCATCAGTAGAGTACAATGAAGTTCTCTGGTGACATGACTAACAGATACAAGCTTATGTGCCAGAGTAGGAACATATATACAGTTTGACAGCTGCAATGTTGGCGACAATTTGATAGTGCCTGCTCCCTGTACTGGTATCATATGACCATTTGCTGTACGAACAAAACTCTTTCGAGAAGCAGAGATGTTAGAGAAATCTGATGCTTCAAAAGACAATGTATCCGTAgctccacagtcaaaaatccaatttgaatccttatccattttcattgTGACGAAAGAGTTAGCTAATGCGTGGAAGGAATTTTTGCAACTAATATTGGGTAGGAATTCCAATTTTGAGGGTTCAATGGGCATATTGGGCATGGAGAATGTTTCAGGGTTCGGATTTTTTTATGCCTCGGATGTTGGGGTGGATTTTTTGGCATTTTGGGGGGTTTTTTCAAATTTATCGAAACTGTTGGGGCTGTTTTTGAATTTAGCGGAACTGTGGTGTGGATTTTGGCATGCTGTGGAAGTTGTGGGTGGAATGTGGCATTTAGGAGTAGGGCGGGGTGGGTTTCGGTATTTACAAAATTTTGGGGGTTTTTCTATAAATAGGGCGGGGTCAATGTGTAATAAACCAAGAGTTGGGGATTTATCCCCAAATGATATACCTAATGCAGAAAACCTAGCCGCCGCCGAGCACATTGCAGCGTCTCCCTCGCGATTCTCCCCTCTGGTGCAGTGCCCCACCCCGGTGGTGTTGCCGCCGGTAACGTTCGCCGCCCCAGCGCCGTGTGCGGTCCCAGTGCAGTGCGCCGAAGTGCATGGCGCTGCTCCGGTACAAAGTGAGATACCGGTGTTGCCCGCCGATCTTCCGGCGCTGAAGTGCATGGCGCTGCTTTTGTCCGCCTCTGGCGGCTTCTGCCACGGACGAATCGCCTGGTGTTGAGCACTGTTGGACCGACTGTGGTCGGAGACCGCTAGTCCAGACCCGATGCTTGGGGTCTGTGAGTGGCTCGCTCCAATCTCTTGAATCTGGTTATTGACCGATTCCCTCCTGACACGGGCGTATGCTTCGCGGGCTGACGGTAACGGATCAAGCCTGATTAATTCCTTTTTCACCGTTTCATATCTGTCATCCAAAGCGGTAACGAACTGGTACAATCGTAGTCGTTCTTTTGTCATCGGAGTTGTTTCCCGTCTGTCTATAGAGATCCATAGATTTTGCATCTTGTTCCATAGAGTTTCTAAGGACATGTCCTCTTGTTTCATTGTGTTCGTCTGTCTGTGCAGATCGTACACTTGTACGGGGTCTGCGCTGCTGCCGTACGTGATGGCCAGCCCGTCCCATAGTTCTTTGGCTGTGGCGTATTGTGAAACCTCGTTGACGAGGTCGGCCGCcatgttgttgatgatccaaCTGAAGACACAATGGTCTCGTTGCTGCCATTGCTGGTAGTTGGGGTCGTTTCGGGGTGGAGGGTCAGAAACTCCATCGATGTGAGACGTCAGTCCCTTCCCCCCGATCGCCCTGTCCATGAGGTTGGCCCAAAGGGGATAATTGTCCCCATCAAGCTTTGTTTTGACTGTGATTTCACCCAACGATTCGGGGTGATGAGTCTTCTCTGGTGGGGTGTTTGTTTGGAACCGAATGCAGGCTCTGCCACCGCAGGAACTCCGCGAATTGGGCGGCGAGTTCTGCGGGGAAGGGTGTCGGATTTGGGGTTTCTCTGTATCAGAATACTCTGATTCTGACATGTTTTCTGTTTACAGGTAAAAAGAAGGTCGGGAAGGGTATATTATGGGCGGTGAAGAAAGTTTTCTGAGCCCAAACCTGCTCGTGATACCATATTAAAATTAGAAGTAAGGCTGAATTGTGTTTTTCTTCTTATTCAATACTCAGAGTCTCCCCCTTAATATAGGGAGTATTATAGTCTAAATTAGGTAGAGAATAACCTTATTTCTAGACTAATATTAACTCTACCAATTACATATTTTCTGACTTTGATTACATATTTTCTACCTCTAATATCTCGTTCTCGTTTTGGTAAGACTTGGGCAAGGATGTTTGACAAGTAGCAGCTACAGATGTGGATTTACTCCCCAATTTATTGAGGTAAGCATGAGAAAAGTGGAGGAAACTGAAATTAACGAAGACTACTCTATTGATTTGGTAAGCTCTTCGAAAACAATGCCATGAATATGCCAAATTGgaatttttatatacaaaaCACAGTTAATAATTTGGCATAGTAGTCATCAAAGGTTAAGAAGAGAATCTATATAGGTAAATTTCATACAGATTGAATCAAAGATCCAATCTTTATGTTGCCTATCCCCAATTTTCAATGTCTTGCACTTAAAATCCATTTTCCATTAGTAAAGATTGAAGATTTCGATTTTTATCTAAAACCCTTTTCATTTTAGAATGGGATTTTAGATTCAGTTTACCAAGTCATAtcgttttttttgttttccaaACGCCAACTTTGATTATTTATATCAAATGTCACTATATTTGTCTCTATCGTCATTGTCGTGGATGAGTGTAAAATATCCTAATCAGGTGACATATATTGATATtagtatataatttaatataaaatggtGTATGAATTTAAATTAGGTTATTTGCCTTTGTATATAAATTCATCAATCtttaaattatttgatttttttttgctatatacgtgaatattttttttagtttttccgttgattttttttctccaaaTATAAGAACTTTGAGTTTTTCCTAAAAGtattttatccaaattaaaatttgatgtgTTCGTCAAAAATATGAAGAGAATATTAATAATCATTTACAGGGACGGACCAGAACTTAAAATGAGCCGATGCTGAAATTTTACAATAAATGTGGCACGACGTGTGATGCTCCTATAATCTCCCGTAGCGGCTTGCCTTCTCTAATATTCCcctgttccatagtagtgagtGTATTTCTTTCCGGcatgaagattaagaaaaaaaaatatattaaataaaaataataataaagtaggagaaatgaaaaaaaatagagataataaagtactaGGAGAGAGGGAAAATAAGAGTGAGGAATTGTGTTACCtttaactaaaaaaagaaatgactctgCTAGTTATAAGAGGGAAAAGTAAGAGTAAGAAAATATGTAATGAAATATCGTAgacaaaaaattaataaattaattgatacgtaaaattttaaataatacgaGTAGTATTTGAtgcttaaaatattttttaaaaatagaagaaCCAGATGGTACCCCTAGTATATTTctaaactaataataataaataagaaattaaatactAATCAACTACTCCTAATCACACAAAACAAGAGAGGGACATAAATGAGTGGTTTCTATTCCCCAGGTTATAATTATAACCCTCCTTCTATATTCCTCTTTTCCCTTTCTTCCTTCTTATCTTCTCTCCACTGTATCTCTCTTTATAAAACAAAATCCAAACATTATAGATGAATTAAGGAGGACggccggccaagcccccgctgaaGCGGCGACTTGGCCTATGCTATCTCCGT is part of the Salvia splendens isolate huo1 chromosome 22, SspV2, whole genome shotgun sequence genome and encodes:
- the LOC121787470 gene encoding copper-transporting ATPase RAN1-like — encoded protein: MAPGTRDLQLTVVAGEEDRLLGGSDDGDSDNLRRIQVGVSGMTCAACSNSVESALRSLDGVVTASVALLQNKADISFNSSLLKDEDIINAIEDAGFEAEILPDQTATRSNPRRTLIGQFTIGGMTCAACVNSVEGILRNLPGVKRAVVALATSLGEVEYDPSFISKEDIVSAIEDAGFEASFVQSNEQDKLLLGISGIASETDVQLLNDILCNLKGVRQFSIDQTTQDLEIHFDPELLGARILVDSIESDSSGKLKLFVKNPYARMASKDLEESANVFRLFTASFILSVPLLFMRVVCPRIPLLYSILLWRCGPFQMGDWLKLVLVSVVQFIIGKRFYVAAGRALRNGSTNMDVLIALGTSASYFYSIYALLYGAMTGFWSPRYFETSAMLITFVLLGKYLESLAKGKTSDAIRKLVELAPATATLLIRDTGGKVVGEREIDALLIEPGDILKVLPGTKVPADGSVVWGSSYVNESMVTGESAPVLKEINSPVIGGTINLHGSLHIEANKVGSNTVLSQIISLVEAAQMSKAPIQKFADFIASIFVPSVITLALLTLLGWYVAGVLGAYPNEWLPENGNYFVFSLMFAISVVVIACPCALGLATPTAIMVATGVGAKNGVLIKGGDALERAQKIKYVIFDKTGTLTQGKATVTTAKVFSGMDRGDFLTLVASAESCSEHPLGKAILEYARHFHFFDDLSDTKNGHSNKSFDWLLEVTDFSALPGHGVQCFIDGKKILVGNRKLMAENGITVEEHVEKFVVDLEESAETGILVAYDDDLIGVMGIADPLKREAAVVIEGLKKMGVVPVMVTGDNWRTAQAVAKEVGITDVKAEVMPAGKADVVQSLQKGGSLVAMVGDGINDSPALAAADVGMAIGAGTDIAIEAADYVLMRSSLEDVITAIDLSRKTLQRIRVNYVFAMAYNVVAIPVAAGLLFPSLKIKLPPWVAGACMALSSVSVVCSSLLLRRYRKPRLTTLLEITVED